From the genome of Apostichopus japonicus isolate 1M-3 chromosome 17, ASM3797524v1, whole genome shotgun sequence:
AATGATATTAAAATGGAGGGTGACACGTTAACAGCGAAAGCGAAGAATATAGAAACTGTCAGTAAACCAGCTGAACTATTACAATACAATTACAGTGAACCTAGATATTCTGTTTCGGAAGATGGgcaatttaaattaataaaatttgtggatgaaaaagtaaatatttctttcagtcAGTCATTGAAGTACAGTCCATTTAGCCAAGTCGATAAGGTATATTTAACACTTTTAGCACAGGGTGAGATCCGCGAAATATATTCTATTCAACATCACGAACATTTAAGATTAGTCGCTTTCGATGCGCCTACCTTATTTCACAACGTTATACCAATAGAATCGTGCCCGTTATGTGGAGCAATAAAAAGGCCAAAAGATCTCAATGAAGTTCTAGCATTTCACGTTGATAGGACTCTGGGCATTGAGAGAGCTCTACCCGCCACGGGAaggaaatttatgcaaattgagTTAgataatttgaaatttgaaggtGATAATCCTGATGTCGTATTTCCGGTCATGTGGTTTGCGAGAGATTTAATGCACCGAGGAAAGTTTCAAAAAGATCAGAATTCGATGCAGTTGTCATGGAGACAGTATCAAGAAATATTAAGCAAATGCCATGACCCCAGTAATTTAACTGAAGGGTTTAACTGCACAGATGTAAACTACTCTGATTGGTCGAGGATGGCTGTGTTGGATTTTATCATGCAGGTTTGATATTCTATAttatacttaataataatataataaaagatTAATAAACGAACTTAAAGTTAGGTCGACGtgtctcccccaccccctccccatccccacaCCCTCTCTTCAGTCGACGTTGATCAGTTTCGGCCGAGATATGACAGGTTGACGACTGGTTGAACTTCAGGTAGTAGGAGTCATGGAGCTTGATGTTCACTATCGTACTCCAGACATGGGCCGGGCCCCTCGGTGTAATAGGACCTAGACACGgcgtcaatatatatatatatatatatatatatatatatatatatatatatatatatatatatatatatatatatatatatatatatatatatatcataaatgcCTCCACTGGAGTAGAGGCATGATGAACTGTGTTAGATAACAACTTGTGTTGACTTTACATAGCCTGCCGGTTTAACTTCttttttgttatgatttatttcttcttcttctgccttTTAAAGAACCACGATCGGTTGGATAGATACTGCTGTGGATACGACACAGACGAGGGTGAGGGGTGCTTCCGAAATGAAATCCTTAAGGAATTAGACAGCTGTGATGACGTAGACAAACGGTTCTTAGTTCATATTCTGACGTCAAAATCCAATCCTAGCGAGCTAGTCCTCTTAGATAATGCTGGTAATATTGGAAGAAAAGCTGACCATCTCAACTACGAACTATTGACAGGAATCAGAATGTAAGTACTGCAAGTTTACCCCTACGTAGTCCCACATCAACCCCCTCCACTTTACTTGCTCACTACTTGCGAAAGTATGGGTTGGGAGTGGGCGGGGAAGGGATCACTAAACTGATATCAATGTGAATGAATCTTGAACGAGTGAAGGTAATTCGATCTTTCTGCGGTAAATGTCTCTGTCTCTCTTGATAAGGGTTTGTCTCCgtcatatttaaaaacaaaatttcatgTCACTCAGTAACATGTAATCACAATATCAGAATTATATGTGTTAAAGGTTTAATCTCAATGAAAGAAAACTTGATATTTTGATTTAGAGAAAGGAAAGAACAATACTGCCCTCCACTTTACGTCGCTGATTTTATCGCGTATTTCATGCCAAATCAGTGGCATTTGAAAAAGGATGGGATGTGGCACATGAGATTGTTGAAGCTAGCTCCCATTTAGCGGAGTCCGTCCCAGAAACAAATTCAAAGTAAAGTCCTATTATTCCTATTATAATGTTATGTGAAAACTGCGGATTGTAAGTTTTTCTCTCTTCATGCACTCTTGCGATGTTTATCACTGAACTTCGGAAAACTATATGTGGTgctggggtggggtaggggcgGATCAGGTGACTACAGCGTTTGAGCCCGGGGTCAATAAGGGGCACCTAGAAATGATCCGATACAGAATAATGCAATAGCATTTCCATAATACATTTTATATGAAGATGTCATTTCATAATATTTGAAGATGTCactcgtgggggggggggggcggggggtcaGGATAAACCATTATCACCTTATAGCAGTCTTTGACAAACTCACACTGCATTGTAGCTTCAGACTGAGGGTACATAACCCTGGCCGTTCCGGTGCTTttaatgattataataataataataataataataataataataataatataataaccagcagttatttttacgacgcttaagcgaccacaaatgtgggagaaacccgcaagggcttatggattacaacttacacgtcgggtggcttccaattcaacattttaactcaaatttggagtCTTTTCAAATTGGAAAGtaatttcagatgggaaaaccgtagattgctcttggatgaaaaacccaccttactatgaccaggccgggaatcgaaccccgaacctcccgattgctaagcctcattgcttcaaatgccaccgcctttatccactcggccacagcaagGCAAATTAAACTACAACAAATGTTTGTCGGGAATATCTGTATGCGTTGTATTTTTGCTTTCCCAAAAACCGGTTAGTAGTACATTATCATAGATGACAATGGCAACTGAATATTTTGATATGCAAATAAGAACTATGCTGTTCGCCCATACCACCTCCCAAATATATATCTGCTTCATGTAGGTATATGACCATGGATAAAACCACTCCATGTTGTTACAAGTTGCCAAATTTCCTGTTTTTCAATCTTTTCTTAATTCACAGGATTCCAAaatcaattatgaaaaatatttttgccGAAGATTTGAAATCTCGTTTGCTTCGATCACTGGAATGGGACACCGTGTATTGGAAAACTATCGAAAATGACGGCGTCAACGAAATGGTCGATACCATTATAGAAAGGGTCGAAAAGTTGAAGCTTTATATAAATGAACACAATATAATGGCAAGTTAGCAGCCTGGAAGTGTGAGGATCAAAATCACTCTGATATTTGAAGCTCCATTTTAAGTTGAGTATGTCACAAGCTGATGGGACCATATACTAGTACGTTAGAACGAAAGATAAAACACCTGAATAATTGAATGGATGCATGAACGAATGCGTGAATGAGTGATAAATTAATGAGTGGATGGATGTTTGAATTAATAGGTGAATGATAACTGTATggatgaatgaacgaatgaattaATGattggatgggtggatggatggatagatgaaTGGGTCGACGGatatatgtatggatggatggatggatgggtggatggatagatggatggatggttgggtggacggatggatgggtgggtggatagatggatggatggatgagtGGGTTGGTTGGGTGGATGGAtaggtggatggatggatgtgtagatggatgggtggatggaagGATAGATGAATGGGTCGACGGatatatgtatggatggatggatgggtggatggatagatggatggatggttgggtggacggatggatgggtgggtggatagatggatggatggatgggtgggttgGTTGGGTGGATGGAtaggtggatggatggatgtgtagatggatgggtggatggatggatgtgtggatggatagatggatggatagatggatgcatgcatgcatgcatccatTCATGCACgcatggatgaatggatgaatgaatgaatttataAATGAACGAACAACCGAATGAGCCATTTAACTTCGGTTAGTTTAGATTAATAAAGAACGGACTGACTGACGAACGAACAAACGAACGAAGACACGACGATGGCCAATTTAATAATCGCTGACATTAACAGATCAACGATGAAAGTAGACGTGGCCCAGTGCAATGGTTTGTACATGTGACAAAGGCcattgaatttttatttttgagaCACAAAATTTCTGTATTGGGTTAGTCGGTTAACAAATCAATAAGTAGAAGCAAGCAACTGGTCCTAACCACACAAATGAATATACAGTTATGGGTGAATATGACGCGGCTTGGTCAAAATGTGACGCGATTTTGGAAGACATCCATTAGTATTCGAGGTTATTGTCTTCTATAAGAGCTGAAGTCTAACAATATCACGAACATGGTCTCCTAGATGGTCAAGCGTCACCAGTCAGGTCAGGCAACCGAGACATATATGACTCCGAACCCCTCTGTACTTACCAGTTTTAGTTTACTATAATGAGAACCAATATTTTTCCCGGCTTCCTCCTTATTTTCCTGGACCCCGTGTTCGTAGCGCCCTCCGAATCCTGCAATTTCGTTACCGCCAACCGAGATGAAGTAATCATCTTCACGCCCATGCCTGACGAGcgtggaggaggaggatgaggagcgtggggggggggggagaaaggaatctatgcgatagTGATGGCGTGtgggtttgtgtgtgtgcgtgtggcTGTATGTGTGACGCCTTGGATTGTAAACCCTCTAACTcaaaaagtaaagcttggattTACTTCAAACTCAATACGTGGATCTACCTTATttagttcaaaggtcatttggggtcaacagacgGGTTAAAATCTGACATGCAATTTTAAGTGTTTGTATAACTAAGGTTTCtgctcatacatattcattattCCTTCATCTACATAAGGCATGTAGGTGCTTTAGGGTAAAATATCTGCAACGAAGTGTCAGGAATCCAAGATAAGGATCGTCAATTTCTTGGAGAAAATGGAAACATTCCTATTGTTAAGTTTTATATTGTGATCCAACAAAACTTGAGAGAATATTACAAAAAGGTAGAATGAGTTTACTTGTACTTAactcttttctttcatatttcaaagattTACAGGTTTGTGCATTGCTTTATAATCTGGTAATATACCTTTTCTTAGTGAAAATGGAGAGAATCTTACTTTGAGGTCTCTAGTGAATAGTAgaacaaaaatttgaagaaCATTTATGCAAGGTACAGTGAGTGATGTGTATATACTTTTCACgcaatttaaacatttctacAATTGTTATATAGCAATACCGTAGGTCAGATTACTAACCAGGAATTCACAGCTGGAGAGggagcggaggggggggggtggtggctgGACAAAACTTCCAAGTGTTTAAAAGGGTGCACAAAACGCGTGTGCTGTAACTTGTGGAGCTTTTATACACATGGTGGTGGCGCAATGGGTGGGGGGCATATCTGTCTGTGTAGGGGAGAGGGCCCCACTGCCCCTATTTAGTTTACGGCTTTGACAGAAGTTccatattttatgtatatagtCTCATACTTGTGTATATCTTTAACTTGGGCGAATTCTTGAAGCTTAGCGTAACCTTGATTATTAATAATCCTTTTTAATCATTTGTTTAGGccgataagataagataagataagataagataagatcaTTGGGTCAATGGTCTATACATTGTTTGAAAGaatattcttaattttttaaaatatttttctagTGCCGagaatgaaataatatttaacttgTTGCTTCATAATCCATGTGTTGTTTCTTGCCTCTTTTCGAGTGGTTATATGATACATATGACGTGTATAATTTACCCGATCACGGAAGCAAGTGCTGCTTGCCTATGATTGGCTATGAATGATAAATTACTTTTGTCGACAATTTGATATAATTCATATACacaatttatataaaataaaagataCTCATTTGACGAACAATGCCCATGAGGTAAGATAAACATCTCGCTTATTTCTAACGTTATAACTGTCTCACCCACAAGCTTCGTACGTTATATCGTTCCGTCTTAACAATTAATAAGTTACTATATTTTGCGTTATATATCTGCTCTTTGAACTCATATACGGTAACGATACTGATATGCACTAGGAGTCACTTAAAGGGACTATGTACAGTAAGAGACAAAcactgctgtatatatatatgctgaaaAGGCCTTTG
Proteins encoded in this window:
- the LOC139984767 gene encoding uncharacterized protein, which codes for MKNDGTDMYEDDTMNQRVIGVRRRRRVKRVLLAVFIVVAVTSFWQLSRRDSELTRIDGIQVSGQQRLQVGVPTGDADVEASDDITREHTNNSSRNVSHNLSGADDRNPMTSESLTNQVITTATSNKTITQFSGHLNVSSKIDVNDTISANADVANADKDDDNKEMAPNTNSSGNHEDLKQADDQAKAKMMDDVREKSQSTVNKTSTINTHEEEEDNPLNGDEVEGDKQTSEEKIVKNKPINKLNNESSKEENDIKMEGDTLTAKAKNIETVSKPAELLQYNYSEPRYSVSEDGQFKLIKFVDEKVNISFSQSLKYSPFSQVDKVYLTLLAQGEIREIYSIQHHEHLRLVAFDAPTLFHNVIPIESCPLCGAIKRPKDLNEVLAFHVDRTLGIERALPATGRKFMQIELDNLKFEGDNPDVVFPVMWFARDLMHRGKFQKDQNSMQLSWRQYQEILSKCHDPSNLTEGFNCTDVNYSDWSRMAVLDFIMQNHDRLDRYCCGYDTDEGEGCFRNEILKELDSCDDVDKRFLVHILTSKSNPSELVLLDNAGNIGRKADHLNYELLTGIRMIPKSIMKNIFAEDLKSRLLRSLEWDTVYWKTIENDGVNEMVDTIIERVEKLKLYINEHNIMAS